One region of Chryseobacterium sp. C-71 genomic DNA includes:
- a CDS encoding response regulator, with the protein MFKKALIAEDFESYNSSVQKALEELKIEIIDNVQYCDDAFMKIKKSIREKNPYDLLITDLSFVKDHRKQNINDGRELINTIKGEQSAIKIIVFSIEDRAEIVDDLFKTHEINGFVSKGREDLKELKRATKAIYNNEKYISTNVKNSIKTKNSYDFTRFEITLVKLLSEGMMQKNIPDYLKENNIKPSSLSSVEKALNNMKESLEISSNEQLVALCKDWGII; encoded by the coding sequence ATGTTTAAAAAAGCACTAATAGCAGAAGATTTCGAAAGTTACAACTCATCCGTTCAGAAAGCTCTTGAAGAATTAAAAATTGAGATCATAGACAATGTTCAGTATTGTGATGATGCATTTATGAAGATCAAAAAAAGCATCCGTGAGAAAAACCCTTATGATCTGCTTATTACCGACCTTTCGTTTGTCAAAGACCACCGAAAGCAGAATATCAACGATGGTCGAGAACTCATCAATACTATTAAAGGTGAACAATCCGCTATAAAAATCATTGTTTTCTCAATAGAAGATCGTGCTGAAATAGTAGACGATCTTTTCAAGACACATGAAATCAATGGTTTCGTATCAAAAGGGCGTGAAGATCTTAAAGAATTGAAACGGGCAACAAAAGCCATTTATAATAATGAAAAATATATTTCAACCAATGTCAAAAATTCAATAAAAACCAAAAACTCTTATGATTTTACAAGATTTGAGATCACTCTGGTAAAGCTGCTATCAGAAGGTATGATGCAAAAAAACATTCCCGATTATTTAAAGGAAAACAATATTAAGCCATCAAGTTTAAGCAGTGTGGAAAAAGCTCTCAATAATATGAAAGAATCTTTGGAAATAAGTAGTAACGAGCAACTCGTTGCTCTTTGTAAAGATTGGGGAATTATTTAG
- a CDS encoding YegP family protein yields the protein MGKFVITQRVNKEYQFNLKANNGEIILMSEGYVQKSSCQKGIESVKINSQNDARYERRVTVNSKDYFVLKAGNGEIIGKSQYYSSKASMEVGISSVKSNAPSAETVDETI from the coding sequence ATGGGAAAATTTGTAATCACTCAAAGAGTAAACAAAGAATATCAATTCAACTTAAAAGCCAACAACGGAGAAATTATTTTAATGAGTGAAGGCTACGTACAGAAATCATCTTGCCAGAAAGGAATAGAATCTGTAAAAATCAATTCTCAAAACGATGCGAGATATGAGAGAAGGGTTACAGTTAACAGCAAAGATTATTTTGTTTTGAAAGCTGGAAACGGAGAAATTATTGGTAAGAGCCAATATTACAGTTCGAAAGCTTCAATGGAAGTTGGCATTTCCTCAGTTAAATCCAATGCTCCTTCAGCAGAAACAGTTGATGAGACAATTTAA
- a CDS encoding type I restriction endonuclease gives MDLKIKLEQLHQKVVGLKDQIGTEEATKNAFVMPFIQILGYDIFNPTEVIPEHICDIGTKKGEKIDYIIRKNDEPILIIECKHWKESADAHNSQLHRYFHVSKSRFGVLTNGIIYNFYTDLEKPNIMDEKPFFTINIEDIKDSSIKILESFTKKDYNLESILDSAEALKYIRAIRKEFEKEIENPSDEIVKLLVNRFFEKPLTANRMIAFKEYTKKALATSINESISFRLKSALSINEQIEKQEEKVINSTLIDDNNDSKIATTEEELEGFQIVKAILREKIPSERIAYRDTLSYFGILLDDNNRKPLCRLHFNTANKYLETFHNGKDAGEKILLNSLDEIYNFRNQLHLTLENYS, from the coding sequence ATGGATCTTAAAATTAAACTTGAGCAATTACATCAAAAGGTTGTTGGCTTAAAAGACCAGATCGGAACAGAAGAAGCTACAAAAAACGCTTTTGTAATGCCTTTTATTCAGATTTTGGGATATGATATTTTCAATCCGACAGAAGTAATTCCGGAACATATTTGTGACATCGGAACCAAAAAAGGTGAAAAAATAGATTATATCATTCGAAAAAATGATGAGCCCATTCTTATTATAGAATGCAAACACTGGAAAGAAAGTGCAGATGCCCATAATTCTCAGCTTCATCGCTATTTTCATGTTTCAAAATCAAGATTCGGAGTTCTTACCAACGGAATTATCTACAATTTCTACACTGATCTTGAAAAGCCAAATATTATGGACGAAAAGCCTTTTTTCACCATCAATATTGAAGATATTAAAGACAGTTCGATAAAAATACTGGAGAGTTTCACCAAGAAAGATTACAATCTTGAAAGTATTTTAGACTCTGCAGAAGCTTTGAAATACATCAGAGCCATCAGAAAAGAATTTGAGAAAGAAATAGAAAATCCATCCGATGAAATTGTAAAGCTTTTAGTGAATCGTTTTTTTGAAAAACCTTTAACCGCAAACCGAATGATTGCTTTTAAGGAATATACTAAAAAGGCATTAGCGACATCAATCAACGAATCCATAAGTTTCAGATTAAAATCTGCTCTAAGCATCAACGAACAAATTGAAAAACAGGAAGAAAAAGTAATCAACTCCACATTGATTGACGATAATAATGATTCGAAAATTGCCACAACAGAGGAAGAACTCGAAGGATTCCAAATTGTAAAAGCCATATTGAGAGAAAAAATTCCTTCTGAAAGAATTGCTTACAGAGACACATTGTCATATTTCGGGATTTTATTGGATGACAACAACAGAAAACCACTTTGCAGACTGCATTTCAATACTGCAAACAAATATCTCGAAACGTTTCATAACGGAAAAGATGCCGGAGAAAAGATTTTGCTGAATAGTTTAGATGAGATTTATAATTTCAGAAATCAGCTTCATTTGACATTAGAAAATTATTCTTAA